One Paenibacillus sp. FSL W8-0186 genomic window carries:
- a CDS encoding phosphate propanoyltransferase, which translates to MSKTVPVGVSARHIHLTQEHIEALFGQGYQLTEFKPLSQPGQFAANETVAVIGPKGQFDKVRILGPARPASQLEISRTDSFAIGVKAPVRESGNIEGTPGITIKGPAGEVVLQEGVIVAARHIHFHTSDAEKWGIKDKQMLKVRLGGERGLVLENVIARVSDSFALDMHIDTDEANAAGASNGDTAEIID; encoded by the coding sequence ATGAGCAAAACAGTGCCAGTCGGCGTATCAGCGCGTCATATCCATTTGACCCAGGAACATATCGAAGCTTTGTTTGGACAAGGCTACCAGCTTACGGAATTCAAACCGTTGTCTCAGCCAGGACAATTTGCGGCCAACGAAACGGTGGCAGTCATCGGTCCGAAGGGTCAATTCGACAAAGTGCGTATACTAGGACCTGCACGTCCTGCTTCACAGCTTGAAATTTCCCGTACCGATTCGTTTGCGATCGGCGTAAAAGCGCCGGTAAGAGAATCTGGAAATATTGAAGGTACGCCGGGTATTACGATTAAAGGACCTGCTGGCGAAGTGGTGCTGCAAGAAGGAGTAATCGTAGCAGCCCGCCACATCCATTTTCATACTTCTGATGCCGAGAAATGGGGCATTAAAGATAAGCAAATGCTGAAAGTTCGTCTGGGCGGAGAGCGTGGCCTAGTGCTGGAGAACGTCATTGCTCGCGTTTCCGATTCCTTTGCACTGGATATGCATATCGACACAGATGAAGCTAATGCAGCAGGAGCGAGTAACGGCGATACCGCTGAAATTATTGACTAA
- a CDS encoding DUF1657 domain-containing protein: MTVSAQVKTTLASLKSAQANLEQFALNTQNKDAKNLFTTAAQQTQQIVDQVETRVSQLENEEPQYKGF; the protein is encoded by the coding sequence ATGACAGTATCAGCACAAGTAAAAACAACGCTGGCGTCTTTAAAAAGCGCTCAAGCGAACCTGGAGCAATTCGCTTTGAACACGCAAAACAAGGATGCAAAAAACTTGTTTACTACTGCGGCTCAACAAACGCAGCAAATCGTTGACCAAGTGGAAACAAGAGTTTCACAGCTGGAAAATGAAGAGCCGCAGTACAAAGGATTCTAG
- the spoVAD gene encoding stage V sporulation protein AD: MLKGHQSWIFENKPKIVGRATIVGPFEGDGPLAKDFDIIHSDLYLGQESWEKAEKTLIEESANLAVKKAGLTKEQVQFYFGGDLMNQIISSSFAARSLNIPFLGLFGACSTSMESLALASLTVNHGGAKYALAGTCSHNASAEKQFRYPTEYGSQKPPTAQYTVTGSGAAVVSLEGEGPAVTSATIGRVIDMGISDPFNMGAAMAPAAVDTIQAHFRDMRIDPSYYDLIVTGDLAKVGYDIAKTLLKEHRIPMEGTIYKDCGMMIYDYSKQQVQAGASGCACSAVVTYGHLLNQLERGELNRILVVATGALLSPLSFQQGETIPCIAHAVSIENTQAT, encoded by the coding sequence ATGCTTAAAGGCCACCAAAGCTGGATATTTGAGAACAAACCGAAGATCGTCGGCAGGGCGACGATCGTGGGCCCCTTCGAAGGCGATGGGCCGCTGGCCAAAGACTTTGATATCATACATTCAGACCTGTATCTCGGACAAGAGAGCTGGGAGAAGGCGGAGAAGACGCTTATCGAAGAATCAGCCAACCTAGCTGTCAAAAAAGCAGGCCTGACCAAAGAGCAAGTCCAGTTTTATTTTGGCGGGGATTTGATGAATCAGATCATTAGCAGCAGCTTCGCCGCCAGATCGCTAAACATTCCTTTCCTCGGTCTCTTCGGGGCATGCTCCACTTCAATGGAAAGTCTGGCCCTCGCTTCATTGACCGTTAACCATGGCGGCGCCAAGTATGCTCTTGCCGGCACCTGCAGCCATAATGCAAGTGCGGAGAAGCAATTCCGCTATCCTACGGAATACGGCTCACAGAAGCCGCCAACAGCGCAATACACCGTAACCGGGTCAGGCGCTGCCGTCGTATCGCTGGAAGGGGAAGGTCCCGCTGTCACTTCAGCGACGATCGGCAGAGTCATCGATATGGGAATCAGCGATCCGTTCAACATGGGAGCAGCCATGGCTCCCGCAGCGGTTGACACGATCCAGGCCCATTTCAGAGATATGAGAATAGACCCTTCGTATTACGATCTGATCGTCACCGGAGATTTAGCAAAAGTAGGCTATGATATCGCCAAGACTTTACTAAAAGAGCACCGCATCCCGATGGAAGGAACCATCTATAAAGATTGCGGCATGATGATATACGATTACAGCAAACAGCAGGTTCAAGCCGGAGCCAGCGGCTGCGCCTGCTCGGCCGTTGTCACCTATGGGCACCTGCTGAATCAGCTCGAGCGCGGCGAGCTAAACCGGATTCTTGTCGTTGCTACAGGCGCATTGCTTTCACCTCTGTCCTTTCAGCAGGGCGAGACAATTCCTTGTATTGCCCATGCGGTGTCGATCGAAAATACGCAAGCAACATAA
- a CDS encoding 2-oxoacid:acceptor oxidoreductase subunit alpha — MISQLSWKIGGQQGEGVESTDRIFSTALNRLGYYLYGYRHFSSRIKGGHTNNKIRISTMPIRAISDDLDILVAFDQESIDLNAHELRSGGVIVADAKFDPTVPEGVDATLFAVPITAIAEELGTSLMKNMVASGASWALLGLPLEVFNKAVEEEFGRKGPAIVEKNIEAVKRGADFVLELAGGPIDSFKLGPADGKQKLFMIGNDAIGLGAVAAGCRIMSAYPITPASEIMEYLIKKLPKFGGTVIQTEDEIAAITMAIGSNYAGVRTMTASAGPGLALMMEAIGLAGMTETPVVIVDTQRGGPSTGLPTKQEQSDINALIYGTHGEIPKIVIAPSSIEECFYDTIEAFNLAEKYQVPVILATDLQLSLGKQSCEMLDYNKIVIDRGYVVKDIPDREDGSMFNRYAFTENGISPRVLPGEKNGIHHVTGVEHDEAGRPSESPVNRKKMMDKRLRKLNKLQVTNPIHLQAPHAEPDILVIGMGSTGGTIDQARARLDGEGIKTNHMTVRLLHPFPVEEVLPEIKKAKKVLVLENNATGQLANLIKQNIGYHDKIVNVLKYDGNPFLPSEVYNECKNVAGNKPQEELV, encoded by the coding sequence TTGATTAGTCAATTGTCTTGGAAGATCGGTGGACAGCAAGGTGAAGGCGTTGAAAGTACAGATCGAATTTTTTCGACGGCCTTGAACAGACTGGGATATTACTTGTACGGGTATCGGCATTTCTCCTCCCGTATTAAAGGCGGCCATACGAATAACAAAATTCGGATCAGTACAATGCCGATTCGTGCGATTTCCGACGATTTGGACATTTTAGTCGCTTTTGACCAAGAAAGTATCGATTTGAATGCACATGAGCTTCGCAGCGGTGGCGTCATCGTAGCCGATGCTAAATTCGATCCTACCGTTCCTGAAGGTGTCGACGCGACTCTCTTTGCGGTTCCGATTACGGCGATTGCGGAGGAGCTGGGTACTTCACTGATGAAGAATATGGTAGCGTCCGGAGCATCTTGGGCGTTGCTTGGTCTGCCGTTGGAAGTATTTAATAAAGCCGTAGAAGAAGAATTTGGACGTAAGGGTCCAGCGATTGTTGAGAAGAATATCGAAGCGGTGAAACGCGGTGCGGATTTTGTGCTTGAGCTTGCCGGAGGGCCGATTGACAGCTTCAAGCTGGGTCCTGCTGACGGTAAACAGAAGCTGTTCATGATCGGCAACGATGCGATTGGCCTTGGCGCGGTTGCTGCCGGATGCCGGATCATGAGCGCCTATCCGATTACGCCGGCTTCTGAAATCATGGAATATTTAATCAAGAAACTGCCGAAATTCGGCGGGACGGTAATTCAAACCGAAGACGAGATTGCCGCCATTACGATGGCGATCGGCTCAAATTATGCTGGTGTCCGGACGATGACCGCATCAGCGGGGCCTGGCTTGGCCCTGATGATGGAAGCGATTGGCCTGGCAGGAATGACCGAGACACCTGTCGTTATTGTAGATACACAGCGTGGTGGCCCAAGTACAGGGCTGCCGACGAAGCAGGAGCAAAGTGATATTAATGCCCTGATCTACGGAACTCATGGTGAAATTCCGAAGATTGTCATTGCGCCTAGTTCGATTGAAGAATGCTTCTACGATACGATTGAAGCTTTCAACCTTGCCGAGAAATATCAAGTTCCTGTCATTTTGGCGACGGATCTTCAGCTTTCGCTGGGCAAGCAGTCCTGCGAAATGCTGGATTACAACAAAATCGTCATTGACCGCGGATATGTGGTGAAGGATATTCCAGACCGTGAGGATGGCAGTATGTTCAATCGTTATGCGTTCACCGAGAATGGCATTTCTCCACGAGTTCTGCCAGGTGAGAAGAACGGGATTCACCATGTTACCGGCGTAGAGCATGATGAGGCTGGACGTCCATCGGAAAGCCCGGTTAACCGGAAGAAAATGATGGATAAACGTCTGCGCAAACTAAACAAACTGCAAGTAACGAATCCGATCCACCTGCAGGCTCCGCATGCTGAGCCGGACATCCTTGTCATCGGCATGGGCTCCACGGGCGGTACAATTGATCAGGCTCGCGCGCGTCTGGACGGCGAAGGCATCAAGACGAACCATATGACCGTTCGCTTGCTGCATCCGTTCCCGGTAGAAGAAGTGCTTCCGGAAATTAAAAAAGCCAAGAAGGTACTTGTTCTCGAGAATAATGCAACAGGCCAGCTGGCTAACCTGATCAAGCAAAACATCGGTTATCACGACAAAATTGTCAATGTGTTGAAGTATGACGGTAATCCGTTCCTTCCTTCGGAAGTTTACAACGAATGCAAAAATGTAGCCGGAAATAAACCGCAGGAGGAGTTGGTATAA
- the spoVAC gene encoding stage V sporulation protein AC encodes MMGNKNKKMTPVQQKYQKLAQSKEPKRPVWSNCIRAFLIGGTICLIGEAIRQAFMKYGGFTDKEAGNPTVAVLILLSVILTSLGVYDKIAQWAGAGSAVPVTGFANSMASSAIEHRSEGIVLGVGAGMFKLAGSVIVFGTVAAFIIGIIYAIFVPGYAGGGGS; translated from the coding sequence GTGATGGGAAACAAAAATAAAAAAATGACCCCGGTTCAGCAGAAATATCAAAAACTTGCACAGTCCAAGGAACCAAAGCGCCCCGTATGGAGCAATTGCATCCGTGCTTTCCTGATCGGAGGGACCATTTGCCTGATCGGAGAAGCTATCCGGCAGGCATTCATGAAGTATGGCGGTTTTACGGATAAAGAAGCGGGCAACCCAACCGTTGCCGTGCTGATATTATTGTCTGTCATACTTACATCGTTAGGAGTATACGATAAAATCGCCCAATGGGCTGGTGCCGGCAGCGCTGTGCCCGTCACCGGCTTCGCGAATTCCATGGCCTCTTCCGCCATCGAACATCGCAGCGAAGGAATCGTCTTAGGAGTGGGTGCGGGAATGTTTAAATTAGCTGGATCTGTGATCGTATTCGGAACAGTTGCCGCGTTCATTATCGGGATTATTTACGCCATTTTCGTACCTGGATATGCAGGAGGAGGAGGTTCGTGA
- a CDS encoding DUF421 domain-containing protein encodes MQIWLEVVVRTLVSIAVLFLLTKLLGKRQISQLSLFEYITGITIGDLAAYISVNHQEQWYIGVTALVVWVLVSLGIEFLQIKSKKARNVIDNSSTVLIKGGKILEDNLKKEKLTNEELLEQLRKKNIFKAAEVEFAVIEPSGEINVLLKKEYQPITPSHLGIKVAPEPETQAVILDGKIMDEPLSTIGLNRAWLHTELEKLGVTVENVFVGQVDGTGQLYVDLYDDKISVPEPQEKAALLANLKKCEADLEMYALSTEEAEPKQLYTNCSEQLQQIIKDVKPLLAR; translated from the coding sequence ATGCAAATCTGGTTAGAGGTTGTCGTAAGAACTTTGGTTTCAATTGCAGTACTCTTTCTTCTGACCAAATTGCTTGGAAAAAGGCAAATCTCGCAGCTTTCCCTATTTGAATACATTACAGGGATCACGATTGGGGATTTGGCTGCTTATATTTCAGTGAATCATCAGGAGCAGTGGTATATTGGCGTCACCGCATTAGTCGTCTGGGTTCTCGTCTCTTTGGGAATTGAATTTTTGCAAATCAAAAGTAAAAAAGCCCGAAACGTCATCGACAACAGCTCAACGGTTCTGATTAAAGGCGGCAAAATCCTTGAAGACAATTTGAAAAAGGAAAAACTCACGAACGAGGAGCTGCTGGAACAACTGCGCAAAAAAAATATTTTCAAGGCAGCCGAAGTCGAATTTGCTGTTATCGAGCCGAGCGGAGAGATCAACGTCCTGCTAAAAAAAGAATATCAGCCTATAACCCCGTCTCATTTAGGGATAAAAGTTGCCCCGGAACCAGAGACACAGGCCGTAATTCTCGACGGGAAAATCATGGACGAACCGCTCTCTACGATCGGGTTGAACAGAGCTTGGCTTCACACTGAGCTGGAAAAACTCGGCGTAACTGTCGAAAACGTATTTGTTGGACAGGTTGACGGCACCGGTCAGTTATATGTTGACCTCTACGACGATAAAATAAGTGTTCCCGAGCCTCAGGAGAAAGCAGCTTTGCTCGCAAACTTGAAAAAGTGTGAGGCCGATCTGGAGATGTATGCTTTATCGACGGAAGAAGCGGAACCGAAACAGCTATACACGAACTGCTCCGAGCAATTGCAGCAAATCATTAAGGACGTCAAGCCGCTCTTGGCTAGATAG
- a CDS encoding 2-oxoacid:ferredoxin oxidoreductase subunit beta, translated as MATFKEFRNKIKPNWCPGCGDFSVQAAIQRAAANVGLEPEDLAVISGIGCSGRISGYINAYGLHGIHGRALPIAQGVKLANRDLTVIASGGDGDGFAIGMGHTVHAIRRNINITYIVMDNQIYGLTKGQTSPRSGEGFKTKSTPEGSIESTLSPLEVALAAGATFVAQSFSSDLKQLTSLIEQGIQHEGFSLINVFSPCVTFNKVNTYDWFKDNIINLDTVEGYDPTNRLAAMTKLMETGSMITGLIYQNKEKKSYENLVHGFSQEPLAHQSLALSQADFDNLVAEFR; from the coding sequence ATGGCAACTTTCAAAGAGTTTCGTAATAAAATCAAACCAAACTGGTGTCCAGGATGCGGAGACTTTTCCGTACAAGCTGCCATTCAACGCGCTGCGGCCAATGTAGGGCTGGAGCCGGAGGATTTGGCAGTCATCTCCGGAATCGGTTGCTCTGGACGGATTTCTGGATATATTAACGCTTACGGGCTTCATGGAATTCATGGCCGTGCGCTGCCAATCGCTCAGGGCGTAAAGCTGGCAAACCGCGATTTGACCGTTATCGCTTCCGGCGGAGACGGCGACGGGTTTGCAATCGGTATGGGACATACGGTTCATGCGATTCGCCGTAACATCAATATCACTTATATCGTTATGGATAACCAGATTTATGGATTGACGAAAGGTCAGACTTCTCCGCGAAGCGGCGAAGGCTTCAAAACGAAGAGTACGCCTGAAGGATCCATTGAATCTACGTTGTCGCCGCTAGAGGTAGCTCTTGCTGCAGGTGCTACTTTCGTAGCCCAATCCTTCTCCAGCGACTTGAAGCAGCTGACTTCGCTGATCGAACAAGGCATCCAGCACGAAGGCTTCTCGTTGATTAACGTATTCAGCCCGTGCGTAACATTCAACAAAGTGAATACGTACGACTGGTTTAAAGATAATATCATCAACTTGGATACAGTAGAAGGCTATGATCCTACGAACCGCCTTGCTGCAATGACGAAGCTGATGGAAACGGGCAGCATGATCACAGGTTTGATCTATCAAAACAAAGAGAAGAAGAGCTACGAGAACCTTGTTCACGGTTTCTCCCAGGAACCGCTGGCGCATCAATCGCTGGCATTATCCCAAGCCGACTTTGACAATCTTGTTGCAGAATTCAGATAA
- a CDS encoding membrane dipeptidase, which produces MKVADFHCDALSKMRIHPEMDFTADDRLDVSAKRMVQGNVKLQCFAIFLSKQLGTPNMGHILDQIDVYNARVVPNGIYPIRYAEELEQWEQEGKQGGLLALEGADGLEGNLHYLQVCFELGVRLLGITWNHANWAADGILEQRNGGFTLKGVQLVELSHQLEMILDVSHLSQKGFWELVELSEAARRPFIASHSNAYAVCDHVRNLHDEQIQAIIRMNGRIGVTFVPWFVQKGGTPSSRHLLPHIEHICALGGEHHIMFGSDFDGIEEHLSDLDHCGRYLDWAEMLLKHYPERLVRGWLYDNAVRFLRTWLPKNK; this is translated from the coding sequence CGGCTCGACGTATCCGCAAAGCGAATGGTTCAAGGCAACGTAAAACTGCAGTGCTTTGCCATTTTCTTATCCAAGCAGCTGGGGACCCCGAATATGGGGCATATTTTGGATCAGATCGATGTTTACAATGCCCGTGTCGTTCCAAACGGAATATATCCCATTCGCTATGCCGAAGAGCTGGAGCAATGGGAACAGGAGGGGAAGCAGGGAGGATTGCTGGCACTGGAAGGAGCGGACGGCCTGGAGGGAAACTTGCATTATTTGCAAGTTTGCTTTGAATTGGGGGTGCGCTTGCTGGGAATTACTTGGAATCATGCAAATTGGGCAGCTGATGGCATATTGGAACAACGTAACGGAGGGTTTACGCTTAAAGGCGTCCAGCTCGTCGAATTAAGCCATCAGTTAGAAATGATACTAGATGTATCCCATTTGTCCCAGAAGGGCTTCTGGGAGCTCGTAGAGCTCTCTGAGGCTGCGCGGCGGCCGTTTATAGCTTCGCATTCGAATGCCTACGCGGTCTGTGATCATGTCAGAAATTTGCATGATGAGCAAATTCAAGCTATCATACGAATGAACGGCCGAATCGGTGTGACATTTGTCCCTTGGTTCGTTCAGAAAGGCGGCACTCCGTCGAGCAGGCATTTGCTTCCTCACATTGAGCATATTTGCGCTTTGGGCGGGGAGCACCATATTATGTTTGGCTCTGACTTCGACGGAATTGAAGAGCATCTTAGTGATCTTGATCATTGCGGACGCTATTTGGATTGGGCAGAAATGCTGCTGAAGCATTACCCTGAACGGCTTGTACGGGGATGGTTGTACGATAATGCAGTCAGGTTTTTACGCACGTGGCTGCCAAAAAACAAGTAA